TAAAGAGGTCAGCTGTAAACTGTGGTGTAAGTTTAGGTCAccagaaagtgaaaaaacatgttaattcaTTAGAAAACAGGTCATCTTCAGGGATTTAGAAATGTGATTATTTCCACCTTTCCTGCAGCAATGGAAGTAAATGAACAGCTCTTACAAGTTTCCCAACATTTGTTGATCTCTTACAAAACCTCTGATGCATTGTGAGGACAATGCTGTGCTGCAGGAAGTAACACTGTATCATGAATGGtgaagaaaaagggaaagtaacagaggaagacagactgGCAGGGGTTCATCCTACAGCAagataatgacccaaaacattAGAGGAACAGACAGGATGGAAgaccagcacagtctccagacttaaaccccatGGAGCTGGTTTGGAATGAACTGGACAGAgggtgaaagcaaagcagccaacaaaTGCAACACATTTGTGGGAAGTTCTGCGACAGTGTTGTGATTAATTTTTTGAGCAATATTTGATTTCCATTGCAAAAGGGATGTAATGAGTGTGTTTAGCTGCTGGATGAGTAAGAAATTTAGATTATATTTAGTTCAACAAGAAGCTGCTTTAaattcagaaacactgagatggtgaattatataaatataaataatagatGGAAAAATGGAGGTGTTCTAAACGTTTTGACCGGTTGTGTTCTTGTAGTGCTGTGTAgttgtctgtctttctatctgCTCTGGCTTCAACATTTATAACTTAAACACAGTTTCTtaaaaacaaagcctatcatGAGCCATATAGCATTTCATTTTATAGATTATTCTACAGACATTTTCCATATAATCAAATTCCCTGTGATGACTATGAATGGTATTCTCACTTTCAGAACTCAACATTTTAGCTCTGTAAAGCCTTTGCGTTTAGTTCATAAATTTAGAAACATCTGGCACCATAACAGCATTTTAATGCATGAGTGGCTTTGCTCAAATCATGACTAAACATGACAGCAACGTTACAAAAGAGAATCCCTATGGTTATAAACCTGATGCTTTGATTGTTACCTAGCTAATGTGTTTGCCTTGCGAGCAGACTCCCATcacaaaatcaatcaaaataaCATTCTTTCatcaaaatgtgttaaattaaaCTAAGcctgaatattttaaattctttaaagtaaccaaaactgtaaatgtaatcaCAATCAGTGTTGCCCAACAGCTGTTAAAATCCATTAACCCAAAAGTCTTTTTTATCCAGTGTTTCCCCTGTGTCATATTGCAATAAAGGTACAGTTTCTACTTTAAGTGTAAGACCTGATGTAGAAGCCTCTCTTTGGGTTGCTCCTTAGTGTCGTGGTCCCAGAGCCCATGCTGCTGTTCATCAGCTGTTCCCTCAAGTCATGGATCTTCGCCTCAAAGCGGCTGTActctgaaagacagaaatacaaacaaaatcctCTAGGCTTAGACTGAGACGCATGAAAAGTTTGTCAATCCAACTTTTCATCTCCTAATGCCAATTTTATTCCTCAGCAGATACGAGTGCTCTCTTTCCCCCCAAATTTTAAATCTGTATCTCTCTGCATAGAGCtaattttataatttttttgtgaAGTTACTCAAGGCTAGGGGTTGTTAttgcataaaaaaacacagtcagcagcCGAGTGACTGAATGTAAGGAATAGTGGACTTCATCTTGTTCCCAGTAACTAATTACTTCCGTCTTTGCCCATTGCCAACATTTCCACCTTATTTTTCGTAATCTGTTTTTGAGATATTCTgcttacaaacaaacaagtacACCAACACTCTTTGCCAGAGCTAAGAAAGAAAAACCAGGTTTATCGCTCCACTGGACGACTCTTCAAATGAAACCTCATTAAAATATCTTGGAACAAGTAGATTTGGCAGCTGATTTGACATAATTTTGATCCTAATTTAAAGTGAAGTTgtaagaaagaagaaattagACAAAATAACTTGAAAGTCTGTACGCATGAGATAGTCTTTGTATGAAAACCTGTGTATGACAGTGTGTTGTTATGTATGGCAATCGTGGCTTTACCATCGGGTCGGTACTGAGCGATGATGGTCACGGTCTGGCCAGCGTtcttcagagctgcagctgcctgtTCGTGTGTGGCCATTCGCAGGTCCACGCCGTTcacctgatacacacacacacacacacacacacacacacacagtacgACTGTTAACAGCTACAACTGACCAAAATCACTTGGCGTCTCTGTGGATTGAGCAAATCTCTTTGTGACAACTTTAAGAAGATAAAAGTATCTTTACACTGAGGATCTGATCGCCCTTGTGCAGCTCTCCACTGAGGTCAGCTGGCCCTCCTGCCAGGATGAAGGATATAAAGAttccctctccatcttctcctccaacTATGTTGAATCCCAGACCTGTGGAGCCTCGGTGGATCAAAACTCTGCGAGGCTCCCTGGAAAAAGAGATGGTAGAGAGAGGAAAGCAGTTATCAGTAATACTTTCTACAATACAAActcaaacataaacagaaataCTAACACTAATGCTATTAATcctactactactgctaatactactaCTTATAAATCAGTATATGTTAGAAATGGATCTTTTTACTCACCTGGGGATGTCATCATCTCCCATCATGCCATGCAGAACAGGAGAGAACCGACTAGGTGAGGTGGGAGTGAGGGCTTGTGGGTAATCTGACCCAAGATAGTTGGGGTGGCTGAGTTCAGTATCCATATGGGAATATGCTgaagcaaaaagcaaaagaggAATAAATATACCAGGTGGGTACTGTACACAAATATGCAGTATCAGCGGAAATAGCAGCACAAATTTATGGCTGTGGGCTTTTCCACCGACTAAATGCCTTTGTGTAATGTGATATGTGTAGTATGAGAAACTGTTTATTATCTCATGAAAGCCTagtgaatattttttgttaaGGGCAGACTTTCTTGTAGAGGTGGTTTTGGGTCAAGGGAAATGTTCTAGTTTTGATTTTTACAGAACTCCTACCGCCATCTCCAGTGATTTAGAAAGAACACGTTATTACCTCTACTCTATTTTTGActactgatattttttttttttttttttttgtgcttgtaCATTCTTGGAAATACATCTATTCAAAGGGAGGACAATTGGTGCCAGAGTTTTCTGAGCTGTGTAACTCAGTGTTTTGAGAGAAGAGTGCTTACTGCTGGTGAGGTCTGGAGGGTTGTAGGAGTTGGTCAGGAACAGGTTGTTGGGCTTGGCCACCCTGAGGTACACCACCTCGGCTGTGTTCTTCAGAGCCCCCACCGCATCCTCATGCATCACGTCCTCCAGACACACGTTGTTCACCTAATTGTTCGCGACAAACGGAGAGACACAGTCAGTATCACCAACTGCAAACGGCGGCTACACAATGCCCGGTgtgaaggggggaggggggctgcTGGGAATTGTGGCACTGAGAAGACACTGGATTCCTCATACtgacacatttatatttacatttatgagAGCCAGAGCAACCTGATCATCCCAGTGATGAACTGACTATGCATGCaagaagcaaaaataaaatgttaatttttatGCTGGCTTTTTATGCTTCAACTAATCTGTCAGCATAGACCTATATTAAGCACTATACTAGTACTACCACAACACTATTTATTGCTGTAATCTACTACATCTGTTATAAATATTCAGCTAAGCTAGCTGAGCTGGATAAGCCGTgctaaaaataaagtaaaataaaaaaaatgttatatgtATTACTAATGTCCTCCCCTCTCTGAATTCCCTCTGGGTTGGAGGCCCTTAAAAGTAATATGCCACCTTCCTTAACCAGCACTGTGTGTTAAGGTTACACTAAAGAGCATTATTGCTTATAAATGAATAATGCCATTGATTGTAACTGTATTTTTGAAAAGATTCATAGTGAGCAGAAGCATGTTGCTATATATCAGAAGTTAAGGATTAGCTTAGACACCATTTAGTAAAAACCAAGCACCATTTTGAAGTTGCTGGTGTTGAGCTTGCCATCAGCTGCTATGTTAGTCTCCCTGTTCTCCAGCAGATGGCAGTAATGCTGCATGGGTCTCAATGTGGCAGCACTACAGTGAAAAATTTATTCCATCctacacacatattcacattaATGAAAGTAATTTCAGGCCATGAAAATTACAGCTGTAATTTATCTTGGCTCTTGGTACTTCAGTGCTGCTAATATGCACAAATGTATGAGTGTGCCTGTTCGTGAATATGTGTGTCAGAAGCTGTCAGTGACGTCACAGATGTGTGTGGGCACATATCTCTGCATGCTAGTAGTTATTACATATGAGTGACCGACCGCTAAGATCTTGTCCCCGATCTGCAGACGCCCATCTTTATGAGCTGCCCCGCCTTCAATGATCTTGGTGACATAGATACTGTTATCTCCTGGTATGTGCTGGTTTCCCACCCCTCCAGCAATGCTGAAACCCAATCCTGAGAAAGGGAAGCgatgagagaggcagagagtgagTAAAGGAGGTATGGGTTAACACAGAGCAGATTTGCTAAATCCAGAGGGCACAGCTTAGCTGAGTATAAAGCATCCTTAAGCCCACACAAAAGCATTGATGCTGTACACCAGTCCACACTTCCACATACCTTTAGGCCCTTTGATGAGTTTGATTTCAGTGACTTTCTCAGCTGCTGGTTTTCTGCGGAGAACGTAGAGGCGGACGATAGCACCTGCCTCCTTAAGAGCCTCCACAGCTTGGCTGTGTGTCACCTCCCTCACATCAACATCATTCACAAATAGGATGCAGTCATTCACACTGAAAAATGGAGAGAGCGATAGACGGAGAGACAGTGGGAGGGAGAGTGAAAATACAGcatgagtttttgttttggtgaagAAATCGGGTGTAATCCTCCACCAGATGAGGTCAGGAGCAGTCAATCTCCAGCTGTAGCTGTGTTGGGGATCCAGTTTCACCACAGGCATGTGCGCCCCCCCAAGCTCTCAGTATCCAATATTAAAGAAGATAGAAACCCTTGTGCTGTTGATCTAGCTCAAGGTTTAGCTGCAGTATAGCCCTATACGTGTTGACTGCTCTTGAAAAGTTTGAGGAATTGGTATGTGAAGTGCAAGTGACAGGCTGTGtacagaagagaagaagattTTCAAGCAACATTTTGATGAAATAGCTATTTTAAGAAGTACACACTCTTCCTCCAAGGGCCTAAAAACTCCACTTATCACTATTCCATTCATGTGTTTAAAATTGATTTTACGGCCATGAAAATTAGAGTGCGTAAAATTCTGTAAGACTGAAATAATTCTTGAGGGCTACAAGAGGTTTAACCACCAAGATACATCACTGAAGCCAACTCCAAAGGGAACCAGTGACTGCTGACATCTTTGTCCAAAGGATTTTACACTGACAAAGCCTGAACTGCATACATGAGGCAGCATCCTTTTTTGTATTCAAACTCAGCCCAAGCTATAAAGAACAATTTATGTACACGCTTTATAAAATATTTAGCACTGTTAAACTGTGCTCTCATAAACCTCACATGGTTCTTTATTCTGAGGACtctttaaataaatcatttaatggGGAGGAATttttcagaatgaaaacaatgtttttgtgtgtgaatcaTCAAATAGAGACTGAGAAACAGTCTGAAAGCAACACGAGGTTCATTATATTTTCCCCAAGATGTCTGAGATATGTCGCACAAAGCAGACAGTAACGgttgagaaaaggaaaaaaaaaaacagcattcaggcaaatataaacattttcttCAGGCTTGCTTTAAACGCTGAAGTCATTCCAGATGGATGTTTATAGGTCAACTgtaaagaggaggatgaggaggatgccTCTGTGCATGTCTTGTTTATTGGAGTGTAATCGGGGAAAACGGCTCataaaatgcatgtttgtttttttttattcagagaGGCCAATTCTGCACGATAGCCTCtgataaaagcagaaaacaaatgtgatattACTGCATATTCTTGTAACAGGCTTCTTTTTAGAGTGTGTCATTTTCCACAGttcatgtaaaatgtgttgctgctgctgcttgcttCTACAAATGTTCTGCTTTTAAAGATCATTGATCATGTCCAAAGACATAAAAGTAGTAGAAGATGTTAGTTTGGTCGAGGCATTGAGATCTTGAATTAAACAGACAGGTCCTCTCTGATGTAACTTTGGTGTTGAGTGGACTCGTCACTGTGGTACAATACTTCGGACTTAAGAAGAAGAGGTGAGGATCTACTTGGGCTGTTTCTCCTCTCTAAGTGTGTTTACTGGTAGAAAAGTGTCTGTATCAGTGGattcagtgaaaagaaaaagagcagtaTTTCACCCACCTGAAATGACCTGGCCTGGTTTACCCATGGGCTTTTGATTGCTGCAGTTCATATTTCTTGGATATGAGAACATGAGTTGCATGCATTCAGGCTGGCTTTGTGCTGGCTATAACTTAGTATGTGTGGCTTTACCTCAGCCGTCCATCCTGAGCCGCGGCTCCTCCAGGTATGATTTTGGTGATGAAGATGCTGGGGTCGTCGCCCACATGGGGGTTGTCTGTTCCCCCCGCAATGCTGAAGCCCAGGCCTGAGTTACcctgcagcagcaaatacatacacacaattatTATTAATCAGATCAGGGGTATTTAACAGGAACAGTCATGCATAGTTGGATCTACCATATTTCCTTGTCTTGATAAGTACTATCAATATGGTTGTGTTATACATATGCTGTAAATATGTCTAAAAAAATTTCAGACTCACTCTCTCCAGTGTGATCTCCTCATACTCGATTTCCCCTTCTGTCCCATTCACCTGTCAAAAACAGATGTTAGTTCATAGTGTCAAGTAGGGGAAATTTGATTTGAAGGTGTTTTTACAATTATTTATACTATGATACAAGTTCAACTGTAGTACAAATTAAATATAAGCAAAAATCAAAGTCTAAATCCTAAAGTCAGCTAATGCTGGTTCAGCAGTCGCCCCTCTGGGCTTCATTTGTTGCTAATTCATTAACTGACTCGGAAGTCCTGGGTGAGGGATTTTCCCATCAGCTCCTGAacacagcatcatcatcaccaaaTTCTAATTATAGCTTCCTTTTACAAGGCATTATGTCCAGTTTAAAGTTTTATCCAAAATTGTTTTGCTCCActttgacatactgtatgtgtggacCAGTGTGGTACCTGGTTGATAATAGCAGCACTATTCTTCCAGTCTAATTCGCCTTCTGGCTGAACAAACTTAGCTCCACATCAGGCTTACCCCTGCAATTAAACAAGTCCCCGAGGAAGAGTGAATTTAAAGAAGTTCAGTCTTCACTGTTTTGGTGTCTGACCTAGAAAACAACTTTTTGTAGTGCTGTAGTGGTGCAGAAATACTGGTCTGTGATGGCAGGCTTTTCTCTGAGAAGCCTTGTTCTCTAATCCCTTACAATTCATGATAATATGTTCACTGCTTTCATTTTAGAAACTGCTTCATTAGAGAACTCTGAATCAAATGAAGCAATGTTTCTGTTCTGTCAAATGTGTATCAAACAGAGAAAccttattttaattaaaaaggaGTCAAATTAATTACTGTTATCATTCAGATTGAAACAATGAGCAGAGACCTACCTGGATGCTGGGAAAGGAATGGAATTACTGATAATACAGACTGAATATGGAGGCAGTTAAGTTAGTCATGTGGTTGAGCCCaacataataatacaataaaggGAAGATTAAACATAATCCTTACATATGGGGAGCCATCGAGCGTGTCAGTGTTCACCACCACTGGAGGAGTATTTCCCTGGAGGCAAAGGGAAAAGAAACATTATTAAGAAATAATGGCAGAAACTCAGCGATGACGCAGCTCCTGAATGAGCTCTCAGTATATCCCTGAAACCTACAGTCACAGCCAAGACTGATGGCCATTTTAGCTCTTAGCTGTGATAACACTGTTGTCACTCTGCTATGGTTGTCACTCTGCTAAAGAATAGAGAGCACTACTCAAGAGCCATTTGTTATTATCCACCCATGATGGAAATAGAAATAATTCATGCGAGCccccatgtttttttttactctcgATCTCTGGTTTGTCTTAGCTGCTGGTTGAATTACAATATGGCTTGTATTACTGATGCTGTAAATGGCTATCTAGTGAATACTGTGGACATGGACATCCGCCTCCCGCCCACTAGTCCTTTCAAAACGAGCCTCTCAGTGATTCATGTGCAGCCGCGCTGACAGCACATGGTGGCAATCTCCCAGCACACTTGGAGAATGATGAAGAAACCGTAACTTGGTAACAAGGCAGTGACAGACAGCACAGTTAGTCCGATTATCTTCAGTGAGTATAACATCAGTCGACTTTATGGTCAGTTAGTCTTATCAAAGTTTTTCCTAGAACCGCACTGCATCCATTACTATTTGCACAAAGTGTGAAGCCAGACTGAGTCTCAACATTTCAGGGTAAGTCAAGTTATTCATGAGGAACAAAGTGATACAggaaaagactagaaaagaCAGCAAGTCAATGAGAGGACAGGTTTTTTGGCATTGATGTGGTTTGGGTTTACCTGCCGGGACTTTTCCCTGTCAGCTCATCTGAAGTGTGACAGTTAACCTCTACGCACTGTCCTTATTCCACTCCCTTTAATCCCCTTTCTTTGATTCTTTCCTGCCTCTTTCCAGGATTCACTCTTATCATCGAGGTGTCTGATGTCGGGAGATGTAAATACACCATTATGTACAGTACTCTTTGGAGAACACAGTCTGACTCCCCATCTAAGCGTCTGTATTTATTAGATCTGTCATTGTTCTGTACCCTGCTGATTAGCGTTGGAGAGACGCTGTGCATCTAAAGTGCTTAcagaacagcaaacagcagcataaAATCAGCCTGCTGACCTTCACAGACCTgacagctctgacacacacaaacaactacaGAACCTAACTGAGCACAGTTTTGCAGCTTTTAAGAAATGCGTTTCTACATTCTTACTCATTGATCTTGTGATTATGTGATGCAATGGGAAGTTATTTTTTCACTCCGTATGTTACTCTCTCTTAGAGAGACTAAGTTGTCATGGGAACTCAAAGAAATGCTCACTGATTATAACAGtgatttgtattttctttgaAAATTTCTCACAAGGTACACTGGTACCAACCAATGCAATCCAGTGCAACTGCTCTGCCATGAAGTCTAATTTAATGAGGCCTtcggttttctttttttcagcactATGTTTTAGCATCAAGTCTCTAGATAGAGATGGTGTTGTACCATTATATTCAGAGgtggtatttttaatattctgtGCCCCTCATGACTGTAAATAGAGAGgataaaataatagaaacacttCTCAGTTTAATGTAGTCCAGAACATCACCACCTTTATCTGTGACCTCAGTAAGaaacaaataatgaaatttacacattttcaacaatatcaacaaaaacagaaaattctaAATTTCAAAAGCAGAATCTGTGGCAGAGCTACTGGATTGCATTACAGTAGACTGTGCAGATGTACCTTATAAAGTGTCAAAAGACACACTGAAGTGTCAATATTATTAGTCCATTAATCAGATCATTAATAAGCTACAGTTGGGCAATAATTCTGTGCTTTGTGTAATAGAGTAATTCTCATCACAATCAAACATATGAATATCACTGCAGCTTTCTGTTAACATTTCGACTTCTTGTAGCAGGAAATACAAAGGTAAAACAGGGAAAACAACAACGGCTCAGTCCCATCCAGTGTGTAAACAAGGTCTATAGGCCATTTTATGGCAGACATGGCATTGCAttaaaagcacaggtgtaactaatgaCATTAAGAATGGCTCTGTTTCAGTCAGCGtcccagtgagccagcatgcacaataacAATGACCCAGCACAGCTAAATGTGGCAATTAAggttattaattacacctgtgattttcctgCTACAACATGCCCAAACGTGCTGTAAAACGCCTGTTCTGTTCTTTGCACACTACCACCATCCTATGCTCAAAGCCCCTTTTCTCATTAGAAATCATCATCGTCGTGGTTGAATGGTGCTAATTATATCTCCCATTATAAAGAGAAAATACTT
The DNA window shown above is from Lates calcarifer isolate ASB-BC8 linkage group LG20, TLL_Latcal_v3, whole genome shotgun sequence and carries:
- the LOC108893750 gene encoding disks large homolog 4 isoform X2; translation: MSLPVRNLKCLSPVMCQCKVICSNRTLSLMFGCKKYRYQDEETPPLEHSPAHLAPGKSAEMLHMSDKNLAAMEAIHGYTPHTHISPVKGNTPPVVVNTDTLDGSPYVNGTEGEIEYEEITLERGNSGLGFSIAGGTDNPHVGDDPSIFITKIIPGGAAAQDGRLSVNDCILFVNDVDVREVTHSQAVEALKEAGAIVRLYVLRRKPAAEKVTEIKLIKGPKGLGFSIAGGVGNQHIPGDNSIYVTKIIEGGAAHKDGRLQIGDKILAVNNVCLEDVMHEDAVGALKNTAEVVYLRVAKPNNLFLTNSYNPPDLTSTYSHMDTELSHPNYLGSDYPQALTPTSPSRFSPVLHGMMGDDDIPREPRRVLIHRGSTGLGFNIVGGEDGEGIFISFILAGGPADLSGELHKGDQILSVNGVDLRMATHEQAAAALKNAGQTVTIIAQYRPDEYSRFEAKIHDLREQLMNSSMGSGTTTLRSNPKRGFYIRALFDYDKTADCGFLSQALGFKFGDVLHVLDCGDEEWWQARKVSPQNEAEEVGFIPSKHRVERKEWSRVNTKERDHGRDTLSTQGRDKTSHSYETVTQVEVHYARPIIILGPVKDRINDDLLSEFPDKFGSCVPHTTRPKREYEVDGRDYHFVSSREQMEKDIQSHRFIEAGQYNSHLYGTSVQSVREVAEQQGKHCILDVSANAVRRLQAAQLHPIAIFVRPKSLENVLEINTRLTEEQARKGMDRALKLEQDFLECFSAVVEGDSFEEVYHKVKTVIEEQSGPYIWIPTRERL
- the LOC108893750 gene encoding disks large homolog 4 isoform X3, which produces MKGRTKLPSLCPCVKYRYQDEETPPLEHSPAHLAPGKSAEMLHMSDKNLAAMEAIHGYTPHTHISPVKPVLMSTGHTPMYTSAVSTLGNTPPVVVNTDTLDGSPYVNGTEGEIEYEEITLERGNSGLGFSIAGGTDNPHVGDDPSIFITKIIPGGAAAQDGRLSVNDCILFVNDVDVREVTHSQAVEALKEAGAIVRLYVLRRKPAAEKVTEIKLIKGPKGLGFSIAGGVGNQHIPGDNSIYVTKIIEGGAAHKDGRLQIGDKILAVNNVCLEDVMHEDAVGALKNTAEVVYLRVAKPNNLFLTNSYNPPDLTSTYSHMDTELSHPNYLGSDYPQALTPTSPSRFSPVLHGMMGDDDIPREPRRVLIHRGSTGLGFNIVGGEDGEGIFISFILAGGPADLSGELHKGDQILSVNGVDLRMATHEQAAAALKNAGQTVTIIAQYRPDEYSRFEAKIHDLREQLMNSSMGSGTTTLRSNPKRGFYIRALFDYDKTADCGFLSQALGFKFGDVLHVLDCGDEEWWQARKVSPQNEAEEVGFIPSKHRVERKEWSRVNTKERDHGRDTLSTQGRDKTSHSYETVTQVEVHYARPIIILGPVKDRINDDLLSEFPDKFGSCVPHTTRPKREYEVDGRDYHFVSSREQMEKDIQSHRFIEAGQYNSHLYGTSVQSVREVAEQQGKHCILDVSANAVRRLQAAQLHPIAIFVRPKSLENVLEINTRLTEEQARKGMDRALKLEQDFLECFSAVVEGDSFEEVYHKVKTVIEEQSGPYIWIPTRERL